One Mycobacterium kubicae genomic window carries:
- a CDS encoding TetR family transcriptional regulator — MAKKSLPPGPRDERGVLSARIVAAAREEFARHGWAGTTIRAVARAADVDPALVYHYFGSKEKLLDAATNPPQKWLDNVAKVWTTPLPDLGAALLKLLLNSWADEETGPTLRAVMQTAAHEPVTHEKLRRIVESSLMGVSQLGVDDRDRMLRSGLISSQMIGFALMRYIWKIEPMASMTEDEVLAAITPNLQHYIEGDLSPGR, encoded by the coding sequence ATGGCGAAGAAGTCGTTGCCTCCCGGCCCGCGCGACGAGCGTGGGGTGTTGTCCGCCCGGATCGTCGCCGCGGCGCGTGAGGAGTTCGCCCGGCACGGCTGGGCCGGCACCACGATCCGGGCGGTGGCTCGCGCGGCCGACGTCGACCCGGCGCTGGTCTACCACTACTTCGGATCCAAGGAAAAGCTGCTCGACGCCGCCACCAACCCGCCGCAGAAGTGGCTGGACAACGTCGCCAAGGTGTGGACCACGCCGCTTCCGGACCTGGGTGCAGCGCTACTGAAGTTGTTATTGAACAGCTGGGCCGACGAGGAGACCGGGCCGACGCTGCGGGCGGTCATGCAGACCGCGGCTCACGAGCCCGTCACGCACGAGAAGCTGCGCCGCATCGTCGAAAGCAGTCTGATGGGTGTCTCGCAGCTGGGTGTCGACGACCGCGACCGCATGCTGCGCAGCGGGCTCATTTCGTCGCAGATGATTGGTTTCGCGCTGATGCGCTACATCTGGAAGATCGAACCGATGGCATCGATGACCGAAGACGAGGTGCTCGCGGCCATCACTCCCAACTTGCAGCACTACATCGAGGGCGATCTGTCGCCGGGCCGCTAG
- a CDS encoding alpha/beta hydrolase, translated as MYTYDIDVADMFTDRAHQFEKFGIPRADIERVRAACTDMWVDAPGGWPYEWSQLAEEYAARDDHYLASMIYGCAKFPALTDPPRERALAHQLEQFELAAKDFPVSFERRIITVGYRGGRVEVPVHLYSTDGDYARRPVLIASGGVDTWKMDIHPWWVAFTQGAGVTTLAFDHPGTGETAIALDKHADEVIRGLAEYARTLGDGRVAHFGASFGGNFSAMSGLAGIVDAAVDLGGPVHYAFAPDNAAKLPFGMHDILGNAMHWDHSPSLDELTAGLEQLDRGNLLAQQVNSRMLVINGADDYFVPQSDTLVFRGRPRPKCT; from the coding sequence ATGTATACCTACGACATCGACGTCGCGGACATGTTCACCGACCGCGCTCATCAGTTCGAGAAGTTCGGCATCCCCCGGGCCGACATCGAGCGGGTACGCGCCGCTTGCACCGACATGTGGGTCGACGCCCCCGGTGGCTGGCCCTACGAGTGGTCGCAGCTGGCCGAGGAATACGCCGCCCGCGACGACCACTATCTGGCGTCGATGATCTACGGCTGCGCGAAGTTTCCCGCGTTGACCGACCCGCCGCGAGAACGTGCCTTGGCTCACCAACTCGAGCAATTCGAATTGGCCGCCAAGGACTTCCCGGTGTCCTTCGAGCGCCGCATCATCACGGTCGGATACCGCGGCGGCCGCGTCGAGGTGCCCGTCCACCTGTACTCCACCGACGGTGACTACGCGCGCCGGCCGGTGCTGATCGCCAGCGGCGGGGTGGACACCTGGAAGATGGACATCCACCCGTGGTGGGTTGCTTTCACCCAGGGCGCCGGTGTGACCACGCTGGCTTTCGACCACCCCGGTACCGGCGAAACCGCCATTGCGCTCGACAAGCACGCCGACGAGGTGATCCGCGGCCTCGCCGAGTACGCCCGCACGCTGGGCGACGGTAGGGTGGCCCACTTCGGCGCCTCGTTCGGCGGCAACTTCTCGGCGATGTCGGGGCTCGCCGGAATCGTCGACGCGGCCGTCGATCTCGGCGGACCGGTCCACTACGCCTTCGCACCGGACAACGCCGCCAAGCTGCCCTTCGGTATGCACGACATTCTCGGCAACGCCATGCACTGGGATCACTCGCCCTCACTCGACGAGCTGACCGCCGGCCTCGAACAGCTTGACCGCGGCAATCTGCTTGCCCAACAAGTCAATTCGCGCATGTTGGTGATCAACGGCGCGGACGACTACTTCGTCCCCCAGTCCGACACGCTGGTCTTCCGGGGCCGGCCGCGACCGAAGTGCACCTGA
- the glp gene encoding gephyrin-like molybdotransferase Glp produces MRSVDEHQRAVAEMIRARPPVRVPLADALGLALSEDVVAPLSLPVFDNSAMDGYAVRAEDTAEASPERPVVLPVAEDIPAGRTDVLTLQPATAHRIMTGAPVPAGATAIVPVEATDGGEQSVQIRQHSQAGKHIRRAGEDVAAGTTVLREGQVVTPAALGLAAALGLAELPVFPRQRVLVISTGSELVAPGTPLQPGQIYESNSVMLAAAVREAGAEVIATPTAGDDVAQFSAVLDRYGKDADLIITSGGVSAGAYEVVKDAFGRDGDQGVEFVKVAMQPGMPQGVGRVAGTPIVTLPGNPVSALVSFEVFLRPALRRAMGLPDVQRPHRSAVLTESLTSPRGKRQFRRAIYDPVAGEVTSYGPPASHHLRWLASANGLLDIPEDVVEVSAGTELQVWDLT; encoded by the coding sequence ATGCGATCAGTCGACGAACATCAGCGTGCGGTAGCCGAGATGATCCGGGCCCGGCCCCCGGTGCGAGTCCCGCTCGCCGACGCCCTGGGCCTGGCGCTGAGCGAAGACGTGGTCGCGCCGCTGTCCCTGCCGGTGTTCGACAACTCCGCGATGGACGGCTACGCGGTGCGCGCCGAGGACACCGCGGAGGCGAGTCCGGAGCGCCCGGTCGTGCTGCCGGTCGCCGAAGACATCCCCGCCGGACGCACCGACGTCCTGACCCTGCAGCCGGCGACGGCGCATCGAATCATGACCGGCGCGCCGGTCCCAGCGGGCGCAACCGCCATCGTCCCGGTGGAGGCCACCGACGGCGGCGAACAATCGGTGCAAATCCGCCAGCATTCGCAAGCCGGCAAGCACATCCGCCGAGCCGGCGAGGATGTCGCCGCCGGTACCACCGTGCTGCGCGAAGGCCAGGTGGTGACGCCGGCCGCACTCGGCTTAGCCGCCGCGTTGGGGCTGGCCGAGCTGCCGGTGTTCCCGCGGCAACGGGTGCTGGTGATCTCCACCGGTTCGGAGCTGGTGGCCCCGGGCACGCCGCTGCAGCCGGGCCAGATCTACGAGTCCAACTCCGTCATGCTGGCCGCGGCGGTCCGCGAGGCCGGCGCAGAGGTCATCGCCACGCCGACTGCCGGTGACGACGTCGCGCAGTTCAGCGCGGTCCTGGACCGGTACGGCAAGGACGCGGACCTGATCATCACCAGCGGCGGCGTCAGCGCCGGCGCCTACGAGGTGGTCAAGGACGCCTTCGGCCGGGACGGGGACCAGGGCGTGGAGTTCGTCAAGGTGGCCATGCAGCCGGGCATGCCGCAGGGGGTGGGCCGGGTGGCCGGCACACCGATCGTGACGTTGCCCGGTAACCCGGTCAGCGCGCTGGTCTCATTCGAGGTGTTCCTCCGGCCCGCGCTGCGCCGGGCCATGGGCCTGCCGGACGTGCAGCGTCCGCATCGATCGGCGGTGCTCACCGAAAGCCTGACCTCGCCGCGCGGCAAGCGGCAGTTCCGCCGAGCGATCTATGACCCCGTGGCCGGCGAAGTCACCAGCTACGGCCCGCCGGCGTCGCATCATCTGCGCTGGCTGGCCTCGGCCAACGGCCTGCTCGACATCCCCGAGGACGTGGTCGAAGTGTCCGCGGGAACCGAGCTGCAAGTGTGGGACCTCACTTAA
- the groL gene encoding chaperonin GroEL (60 kDa chaperone family; promotes refolding of misfolded polypeptides especially under stressful conditions; forms two stacked rings of heptamers to form a barrel-shaped 14mer; ends can be capped by GroES; misfolded proteins enter the barrel where they are refolded when GroES binds) — MAKTIAYDEEARRGLERGLNSLADAVKVTLGPKGRNVVLEKKWGAPTITNDGVSIAKEIELEDPYEKIGAELVKEVAKKTDDVAGDGTTTATVLAQALVREGLRNVAAGANPLGLKRGIEKAVEKVTETLLKSAKEVETKDQIAATAAISAGDQSIGDLIAEAMDKVGNEGVITVEESNTFGLQLELTEGMRFDKGYISGYFVTDAERQEAVLEDPFILLVSSKVSTVKDLLPLLEKVIQAGKPLLIIAEDVEGEALSTLVVNKIRGTFKSVAVKAPGFGDRRKAMLQDMAILTGGQVISEEVGLTLENADVSLLGKARKVVITKDETTIVEGAGDSDAIAGRVAQIRAEIENSDSDYDREKLQERLAKLAGGVAVIKAGAATEVELKERKHRIEDAVRNAKAAVEEGIVAGGGVALLHAAPALDELQLSGDEATGANIVRVALEAPLKQIAFNGGLEPGVVAEKVRNSPAGTGLNAATGEYEDLLKAGVADPVKVTRSALQNAASIAALFLTTEAVVADKPEKAAAPAGDPTGGMGGMDF; from the coding sequence ATGGCCAAGACAATTGCGTACGACGAAGAGGCCCGTCGCGGCCTCGAGCGGGGCTTGAACAGCCTCGCCGACGCGGTAAAGGTGACGTTGGGCCCCAAGGGCCGCAACGTCGTCCTGGAGAAGAAGTGGGGTGCCCCCACGATCACCAACGATGGTGTGTCCATCGCCAAGGAGATCGAGCTGGAGGACCCGTACGAGAAGATCGGCGCCGAGCTGGTCAAGGAAGTCGCCAAGAAGACCGACGACGTCGCCGGTGACGGCACCACCACGGCTACCGTGCTGGCCCAGGCGCTGGTGCGCGAGGGTCTGCGTAACGTCGCGGCGGGCGCTAACCCGCTGGGCCTGAAGCGCGGCATCGAGAAGGCCGTCGAGAAGGTCACCGAGACGCTGCTCAAGTCGGCCAAGGAGGTCGAGACCAAGGACCAGATCGCTGCCACCGCGGCCATCTCCGCGGGCGACCAGTCGATCGGCGACCTGATCGCCGAGGCGATGGACAAGGTCGGCAACGAGGGTGTCATCACCGTCGAGGAGTCGAACACCTTCGGCCTGCAGCTCGAGCTCACCGAGGGTATGCGGTTCGACAAGGGCTACATCTCAGGTTACTTCGTCACCGACGCCGAGCGTCAGGAAGCGGTCCTCGAGGACCCGTTCATCCTGCTGGTCAGCTCCAAGGTGTCGACGGTCAAGGACCTGCTGCCGTTGCTGGAGAAGGTCATTCAGGCCGGCAAACCGCTGCTGATCATCGCCGAGGACGTCGAGGGCGAGGCGCTGTCCACCCTGGTCGTCAACAAGATCCGCGGCACCTTCAAGTCGGTGGCCGTCAAGGCTCCCGGCTTCGGTGACCGCCGCAAGGCGATGCTGCAGGACATGGCCATCCTCACCGGTGGTCAGGTCATCAGCGAAGAGGTCGGCCTGACCCTGGAGAACGCCGACGTCAGCCTGCTGGGCAAGGCCCGCAAGGTGGTCATCACCAAGGACGAGACCACCATCGTCGAGGGCGCCGGTGACTCCGACGCCATCGCTGGCCGGGTGGCCCAGATCCGCGCTGAGATCGAGAACAGCGACTCCGACTACGACCGCGAGAAGCTGCAGGAGCGCCTGGCCAAGCTGGCCGGCGGTGTTGCGGTGATCAAGGCCGGCGCTGCCACCGAGGTGGAGCTCAAGGAGCGCAAGCACCGCATCGAGGACGCGGTGCGTAACGCCAAGGCGGCCGTCGAGGAGGGCATCGTCGCCGGTGGTGGCGTGGCCCTGCTGCACGCGGCCCCGGCACTGGACGAGCTGCAGTTGTCCGGTGACGAGGCGACCGGTGCCAACATCGTGCGCGTGGCGCTCGAGGCTCCGCTCAAGCAGATCGCCTTCAACGGCGGCCTGGAGCCTGGTGTGGTGGCCGAGAAGGTCCGCAACTCGCCCGCCGGTACCGGCCTGAACGCCGCCACCGGTGAGTACGAGGACCTGCTCAAGGCCGGCGTTGCCGACCCGGTGAAGGTGACCCGTTCGGCGCTGCAGAACGCGGCGTCCATCGCGGCGCTGTTCCTGACCACCGAGGCCGTCGTCGCCGACAAGCCGGAGAAGGCGGCCGCTCCTGCGGGCGACCCGACCGGTGGCATGGGCGGTATGGACTTCTAA
- a CDS encoding SDR family NAD(P)-dependent oxidoreductase: protein MTKKNRKWSQADIPDQRGRVVVVTGANTGIGYHTAAALAYSGAHVVLAVRNLEKGNAALARIVAAKPEADVTLQQLDLGSLASVRAAAQALRDAYPRIDLLINNAGVMWTPKQVTADGFELQFGTNHLGHFALTGLLLDHLLPVRDSRVVTVSSLGHRIRAAIHFEDLQWERSYSRVGAYGQAKLANLLFTYELQRRLAAQDKANTIAVAAHPGGSNTELARNLPGIFQPVKAVLGPLLFQSPEWGALPTLRAATDPDVQGGQYYGPDGLGEQRGHPKLVQSSAQSHDEDLQRRLWTVSEELTGVTFPV from the coding sequence ATGACCAAAAAGAACCGCAAGTGGTCGCAGGCTGACATCCCGGATCAGCGGGGCCGGGTCGTCGTGGTCACCGGCGCCAACACCGGCATCGGCTACCACACCGCCGCCGCCCTGGCCTACAGCGGCGCGCATGTGGTCCTGGCGGTGCGGAACCTGGAGAAAGGCAACGCGGCGCTGGCCCGCATCGTGGCCGCCAAGCCGGAAGCCGACGTCACCCTGCAGCAACTGGACCTGGGGTCGCTGGCATCGGTGCGCGCCGCCGCCCAGGCACTGCGCGACGCCTATCCACGCATCGACCTGCTGATCAACAACGCCGGGGTGATGTGGACGCCCAAACAGGTCACCGCCGACGGGTTCGAGTTGCAGTTCGGCACCAATCACCTGGGCCACTTCGCGCTCACCGGGTTGCTTCTGGACCACCTGCTGCCGGTGCGAGACTCGCGCGTGGTCACCGTCAGCAGCCTGGGCCACCGCATCCGCGCCGCGATCCACTTCGAGGATTTGCAATGGGAACGCAGCTACAGCCGCGTCGGCGCCTACGGGCAGGCCAAGCTGGCCAACCTGTTGTTCACCTACGAGCTGCAGCGCCGACTGGCCGCGCAGGACAAGGCCAACACCATCGCCGTCGCCGCGCACCCGGGTGGCTCCAACACCGAACTGGCCCGCAACCTGCCGGGAATCTTCCAGCCGGTCAAGGCGGTGCTGGGGCCACTGCTTTTCCAGAGTCCGGAGTGGGGTGCCCTGCCGACCCTGCGGGCCGCCACCGATCCCGACGTTCAGGGCGGGCAGTACTACGGTCCCGACGGTCTCGGTGAACAACGCGGCCACCCGAAACTGGTGCAGTCCAGCGCCCAGTCGCACGACGAGGACCTGCAACGCCGACTGTGGACGGTGTCCGAAGAGCTCACCGGCGTCACCTTCCCGGTCTGA
- a CDS encoding MFS transporter: MNSQRVKLGVAATFLAHAVLFSSWAAHVPQVQARLGLSNAQLGLALFGAPLGSVLASVFGHWALPRWGSQRLVPPLVAGYAAAGPTVGLAGSGIWLFAALALWGTFQGGLDVAMNTQAATVERWAGAPLMSRFHGVWSLGALIGALIGAGAVSAHIGLAAQLAVLGGIVLVTVAPLVRRLIPDHQEHGSAQAGGAPKRTWLTSTVAILGAVAFASFVAEGAAADWSATYLHNVVHRGNGAAGLGYAAFTLTMVVTRFAGLRLQSRLSSRRLLPGLALLAAVAMSVALATADPVLAVLGFATLGAGVALLVPTTFSAAYSATSVGGSAIALVAATGWFGYVLGPPLIGQLAALVGLGAALLTIPAMLVIAATAVYCTSAFDTADEFHRAPTD; the protein is encoded by the coding sequence ATGAATAGCCAGCGCGTGAAGCTCGGCGTCGCCGCGACGTTCCTGGCCCACGCGGTGCTGTTCTCCTCGTGGGCCGCGCACGTCCCGCAGGTGCAAGCCAGGCTCGGGTTGTCCAACGCGCAGTTGGGGTTGGCGTTGTTCGGTGCACCGTTGGGGTCGGTGCTGGCCAGCGTGTTCGGCCATTGGGCGCTGCCCCGGTGGGGCAGCCAGCGGCTGGTGCCGCCGCTGGTCGCCGGCTACGCCGCGGCCGGGCCGACGGTAGGGCTGGCCGGCTCGGGCATCTGGTTGTTCGCCGCACTCGCCCTGTGGGGGACGTTTCAGGGCGGGCTCGACGTCGCGATGAACACCCAGGCGGCCACGGTGGAGCGGTGGGCCGGGGCGCCGCTGATGTCGCGCTTTCACGGGGTGTGGAGCCTCGGTGCCCTGATCGGCGCGCTGATCGGTGCGGGGGCGGTCAGCGCGCATATCGGCCTGGCCGCGCAGTTAGCCGTGCTGGGCGGGATCGTCCTCGTCACGGTTGCACCGCTGGTGCGCAGGCTGATCCCGGACCACCAGGAGCACGGATCCGCCCAGGCCGGTGGCGCACCGAAGCGGACGTGGCTGACGTCGACGGTCGCGATCTTGGGTGCGGTCGCCTTTGCGTCGTTCGTGGCCGAAGGCGCCGCCGCCGACTGGTCGGCGACCTACCTGCACAACGTGGTTCACCGCGGCAACGGCGCAGCCGGTCTCGGCTATGCCGCGTTCACGCTGACCATGGTGGTCACCCGGTTCGCCGGGCTGCGCCTGCAATCGCGACTGTCCAGTCGGCGTCTGCTGCCGGGGTTGGCGTTGCTGGCCGCGGTCGCGATGAGCGTGGCGCTGGCGACGGCCGACCCGGTGCTCGCCGTGCTCGGCTTCGCGACCCTCGGTGCGGGGGTGGCGCTGCTGGTGCCGACGACCTTCAGCGCGGCATATTCGGCGACCAGCGTCGGCGGGTCGGCGATCGCTCTCGTCGCCGCCACCGGTTGGTTCGGGTATGTGCTCGGGCCGCCGCTGATCGGGCAGTTGGCCGCACTGGTCGGGCTAGGGGCGGCGCTGCTGACCATCCCGGCGATGCTGGTGATCGCGGCGACCGCCGTCTACTGCACCTCGGCATTCGACACCGCCGACGAATTTCATCGGGCGCCCACCGATTAA
- a CDS encoding flavin-containing monooxygenase codes for MTGTRPRVGIIGAGAGGIAMGIQLAAGGYDFTIFDRADGFGGTWRHNTFPGAACDVPSHLYSYSFALNPRWSKTYANQPEILAYLEKVAADHGLNAHLRPHTAITLVRWSDKHRRWTLTDDRGRDYDFEVVVSAVGMLDVPNIPVIAGAQRFRGRQFHSARWDHSKSTAGERVASIGTGASAVQYVPAIAPHTAHLTVFQRTPIWISPRFDFPFTPEQHELFERDPAMALQLRAEAFDSYESSSFDVDAAQTREATELARSYLMRKVVDPELRAKLTPAYPVGCKRPLMSREWYPTFALPNVRLETTAIAEITERGVRTADGVEHRVDTIIYGTGFQAADYLTSIDVFGTGGRHLREDWRDGAEAYLGTLATGYPNFFMLYGPNTNGVNSIIYIHEAQTTFVRHILDRMGAQGARTVEVTPDAHRRYNDEIQAAMAGKVWLANCNSYYRHPSGKVVTQLPYSGRTFYERTRAMIPGDFTLGA; via the coding sequence GTGACGGGCACTCGGCCCCGAGTGGGGATCATCGGCGCCGGCGCCGGGGGCATCGCGATGGGCATTCAATTGGCCGCCGGCGGCTACGACTTCACGATCTTCGACCGCGCCGACGGATTCGGCGGCACCTGGCGCCACAACACCTTCCCGGGGGCCGCCTGCGATGTGCCCTCGCACCTGTACTCCTACTCGTTTGCGCTCAATCCGCGGTGGAGCAAGACGTATGCCAACCAACCCGAGATCCTTGCCTACCTGGAAAAGGTCGCCGCCGATCACGGGCTGAACGCCCACCTACGGCCCCACACCGCGATCACGCTGGTTCGCTGGTCAGACAAGCACCGCCGCTGGACGCTGACCGACGACCGGGGCCGCGACTACGACTTCGAGGTCGTGGTCAGTGCGGTGGGGATGCTCGACGTGCCCAACATCCCCGTCATCGCCGGAGCGCAGCGTTTTCGCGGCCGCCAATTCCATTCGGCGCGTTGGGATCACAGCAAGTCGACCGCCGGTGAGCGGGTGGCGTCGATCGGCACCGGCGCCAGCGCGGTCCAGTACGTCCCGGCGATCGCCCCGCACACCGCCCACCTCACGGTCTTTCAGCGCACGCCGATCTGGATCTCACCCCGATTCGACTTTCCGTTCACCCCGGAGCAGCACGAGCTGTTCGAACGTGACCCCGCGATGGCGTTGCAGCTGCGGGCCGAGGCGTTCGATTCCTACGAGTCCTCGAGCTTCGACGTCGACGCCGCCCAGACCCGCGAAGCGACCGAACTTGCTCGCAGCTATCTGATGCGCAAGGTGGTCGATCCTGAACTGCGCGCCAAGCTGACCCCGGCCTACCCGGTCGGCTGCAAGCGTCCGCTCATGTCGCGGGAGTGGTATCCCACCTTCGCGTTGCCCAACGTGCGGCTGGAAACCACTGCGATCGCCGAGATCACCGAGCGCGGGGTACGCACCGCCGACGGCGTCGAACACCGCGTCGACACCATCATCTACGGCACCGGTTTCCAGGCCGCCGACTATTTGACGAGCATCGACGTCTTCGGAACCGGTGGACGCCACCTGCGCGAGGACTGGCGCGACGGGGCCGAGGCGTACCTGGGCACGCTGGCGACGGGCTACCCCAACTTCTTCATGCTTTACGGGCCGAATACCAACGGCGTGAACTCCATCATCTACATCCACGAGGCGCAGACCACCTTCGTCCGCCACATCCTCGACCGGATGGGGGCCCAGGGAGCCCGCACCGTCGAGGTGACGCCCGACGCGCATCGGCGCTACAACGACGAGATCCAGGCCGCCATGGCCGGGAAGGTGTGGCTGGCCAATTGCAACAGCTACTACCGCCATCCCAGCGGCAAGGTCGTCACCCAGTTGCCCTACAGCGGCCGCACATTCTATGAACGCACCCGGGCGATGATCCCCGGCGACTTCACGCTCGGCGCTTGA
- a CDS encoding FAD-dependent oxidoreductase, which yields MSTTSSTTDVVVVGAGPVGLVAAYELARRGVRVRVIDKLSQPTTESRAIALHARSLDMLDRMGVIEDLLATGVKSTGMNMVANGKTLVRVPLDRVDSAFPYTLVTAQTETERVLGDHVRAQGVTVERGVNATALSQDDTAAHLSVQHPDGSTEEITASWVIGTDGGHSTIRRLVGTKLDGSFHGERFILGDVEAEHDLGNSHMYTFLSPKGPVVTLPMRGGRVRFLAQIHDAPGQPLNLHPTQQQLQQILDERIGGITITQSHWLTCFEVHHGQVPQYRHGRVFLAGDAAHIHSPAGGQGMNTGMQDAFNLAWKLAAVVRGEAGQHLLDSYHAERHPVGKSVIDFTTVLAKVGTLKGGARVARDVAIRAAAGITPALRKMAGNVEETNVNYRNSPIAVGQRPRHAKVVAGEHVPHVTDAAVDKQLRAACGASNPGHAVVTVAAGQVAPAAGAHGPLQVLVTADDTPVPGYDDVVADPDGMLARRLGLRRGGRLVIRPDGYLGAIAALDDTTTLADYFATMRS from the coding sequence ATGAGCACCACCTCGTCCACCACTGACGTCGTCGTCGTCGGCGCCGGCCCGGTCGGCCTGGTCGCCGCATATGAACTCGCCCGCCGCGGCGTCCGGGTTCGGGTGATCGACAAACTCAGTCAGCCGACCACCGAGTCCCGAGCTATCGCCCTGCACGCCCGCAGTCTCGACATGTTGGACCGGATGGGGGTCATCGAGGACCTGCTCGCCACCGGGGTCAAGTCGACCGGCATGAACATGGTCGCCAACGGCAAGACCCTGGTCCGCGTGCCGCTAGACCGCGTCGACAGCGCGTTTCCCTACACACTGGTCACCGCGCAGACGGAAACCGAGCGGGTGCTCGGCGACCACGTGCGGGCCCAAGGCGTCACCGTTGAGCGAGGCGTCAACGCGACCGCCCTCAGTCAGGACGACACCGCGGCCCACCTGTCGGTGCAACACCCGGACGGGTCGACCGAGGAAATCACGGCGTCGTGGGTGATCGGCACCGACGGCGGTCACAGCACCATCCGACGTCTCGTCGGCACCAAGCTCGACGGCTCCTTCCACGGCGAGCGGTTCATCCTCGGCGACGTCGAAGCCGAGCACGATCTCGGCAACTCGCACATGTACACCTTCTTGTCGCCCAAGGGTCCGGTGGTGACGCTGCCGATGCGCGGCGGACGGGTGCGGTTCCTGGCACAGATCCACGACGCCCCGGGGCAACCACTGAACCTGCATCCCACTCAACAGCAGTTACAGCAGATCCTCGACGAGCGCATCGGGGGCATCACCATCACGCAGTCGCACTGGCTCACTTGCTTCGAGGTGCACCACGGCCAGGTGCCGCAGTACCGCCACGGGCGGGTGTTCCTCGCCGGCGACGCGGCGCATATCCACAGCCCCGCCGGCGGCCAGGGCATGAACACCGGCATGCAGGACGCCTTCAACCTGGCATGGAAGCTCGCGGCGGTGGTCCGCGGCGAAGCCGGACAGCACCTGCTCGACAGCTATCACGCCGAGCGCCACCCGGTCGGCAAGAGCGTCATCGACTTCACCACCGTCCTGGCCAAGGTCGGCACCCTCAAAGGCGGCGCGCGGGTGGCACGCGACGTCGCCATCCGCGCCGCCGCCGGCATCACCCCCGCGCTGCGCAAGATGGCCGGCAACGTCGAAGAGACCAACGTGAACTACCGCAACAGCCCGATCGCCGTGGGCCAGCGCCCAAGACACGCGAAAGTCGTTGCCGGGGAACACGTTCCGCACGTGACCGATGCGGCCGTGGACAAACAGCTCCGGGCGGCATGCGGTGCGTCGAACCCCGGTCACGCCGTGGTCACCGTCGCCGCCGGGCAGGTGGCTCCCGCCGCCGGCGCTCACGGCCCGCTGCAAGTGCTGGTCACCGCGGACGACACTCCGGTCCCCGGCTACGACGACGTCGTCGCCGACCCCGACGGCATGCTGGCGCGGCGACTCGGACTCCGCCGCGGCGGCCGCCTGGTCATCCGGCCGGACGGCTACCTCGGCGCCATCGCCGCACTCGACGACACCACGACCCTCGCCGACTACTTCGCCACGATGAGGAGCTGA
- a CDS encoding cupin domain-containing protein — translation MSLVVPPYPPPRYTKEKPEVSAWLKRADAAPDYEASGVKYHYLANQQATNGDYGLYRVDIAPAGGGPGPHFHRAMSEAFFVLSGTMTLYDGTDWADGHQGDFLYVPPGGIHGFRNEADEPASILMLFAPGAPREAYFEGFTALADMTDDERREWFIRHDNYWVQ, via the coding sequence ATGTCGCTGGTCGTACCGCCCTATCCGCCGCCCCGCTATACGAAAGAAAAGCCGGAAGTCAGCGCCTGGCTCAAACGGGCGGACGCCGCTCCCGACTATGAGGCGTCGGGCGTCAAGTACCACTACCTGGCCAATCAGCAAGCGACCAACGGCGACTACGGCCTCTATCGCGTCGACATCGCACCGGCCGGCGGCGGCCCGGGACCGCACTTTCACCGCGCCATGTCCGAGGCCTTCTTCGTGCTGTCAGGAACGATGACGCTCTACGACGGCACCGACTGGGCCGACGGCCACCAGGGCGACTTCCTTTACGTCCCACCCGGCGGCATCCACGGCTTCCGCAACGAAGCCGACGAGCCGGCGTCCATCCTGATGTTGTTCGCTCCCGGCGCACCCCGCGAGGCCTACTTCGAAGGCTTCACCGCGCTGGCTGACATGACCGACGACGAGCGGCGCGAGTGGTTCATCCGGCACGACAACTACTGGGTGCAATGA